TAACAATATTCAAAGAATGAAGGTTATAGAGTGattactgtacgtacattttcatattcaaaacAGGAAAAACACTCTAAAGAAAATATTGTTAGTCAAAATGAATCATCACAGCGCCTATTCTACATATTTTAAACATTGAAATGACAGAGACGTGTAGAGGAAAAATTAGCAAGCGACACAGGCATGTTTTGCAGACTTCTAAGATAAAAAAATCAGAAACAGGTAGAGCAATGCCATTGAATTCTTTATTACTTTCTGTCTTCACACTCCAATCAGGACACGATTTTGTTCTCCAAGTCATTGTTTTACATTCAGAAAATTGTATGGGCGTTTTCCTTGTGATCAATATTTTTATCATCCACGGAAACTGGCCTGTTTTGTTCAATAATGCATAACCATGCTAGGCCTATAAATAGGATAACCCAGCAAGAGCATGTCATTCAAGATAAGCTTTGATTTCATTTGCAGTTTGTAATTGCAATTGAGACTGATTGATTATTCAGTCAGCTGATTTGCTTTGATATTTTTAAGTATCGATTTGTGCAAATGGTTAGTCCATGTTTGGTAAATGGTTTTCATTTGTGTCAATATGATGATTTTGTACATAAGTCATCATATATACAGTATAACAAAAtgggtcatatatatatatatgtatattacaatTTGGAATTCTTGGGTGGAGATTTATACAATTTCCTTTTTTGAAAAAGAGCTAATATGTCCTCCTCctgtaatttaatttttgatttgcTGAATTTAATTTACAGGAAGCTGGCATTGCTATGCCTAAGAATTCATGTGAGGAGGCCATTGAAGGACTGAAGAGACTTCTCAGGTATCCTGCTAGCTAGTTAGCTGGATTCTCtttttaaatttataagaaaCATAACAAAACTGGTAAACAGTGGAGCATTCTGCTGAGGCTCGGAGTAGCCCCAAAAATAACCATGCTTGAAATTAAAGTTTTACAGTAAATTACATACATGTTCAATTAGACTGAGTACGGATGCCTAATTGGGGTGCAGTGAGAAGGAAAGCTTGGAAGATGTAGCTACAgaaaaaatcaagaagctgataATCGAGCTGCAAAGGACCGATCCTTCATGTGATCCTGTCGTCCAGAGGATAATAAAGGGCTTTCTTCACTTCAAGACCCACAaatttgagtatgttttgtactTGACTCACATTTAATAGAGAAAATGCGAATGATCTCCTTATAATTGTTGCGACAATAAAATGAATCTATAGAACCAAATAAATGGTCCTTTCTTGAATTAATCTAATGTTTGGTGATTTCTACTTTTTTGCCATTTGGCTGAAATGGTTTCCCATATTGTTTGGGGACTGAAATGATTTTGCAGCAAGTACCCAGAATACTACCATGAACTTGCACAAGGACAGCATCCCAAGGTAATGCTGATTACTGTCTCCATGATTGGGCCAGAATGCATAATGTAATTTATAGTCTGAACTCTGACCATGTTTGTGCTATCTTGGAAACTTATGGCACAGTTCCTGGTGTTCGCATGTTCTGATTCTCGAGTGAGCCCATCTAACATCCTGGACTTCCAGCCGGGGGAGGCCTTCATGGCCCGAAACATCGCTAACTTGGTCCCTGCATTTAACCAGGTTTTCCAAACCATCACTATTCCTATTTACTCATTTTGAACCAAAGAAACTTTCATCAATATTTATGAGTCATCTTAAATGATGACACAGTACTAGTAAATGATGTGGGTTTTCTGCTGCAGCTAAGGTACTCTGGAGTTGGTGCAATCATTGAGTATGCTGTTGCTGAACTTAAGGTATACTTACATTTCACCTTTAATTTTctgctaaaaaatatttttctcagtGTCTCACACACAACTTGAAGGATCTTCCAACGGCTTTACAATGAGACATTTTGTAGGTGGAGAACATCCTGGTCATCGGCCACAGTCGATGCGGTGGGATAAAGCAGCTCATGTCTCTTCCAGATGTTGGGCCACATCAGAAGTAGGGGTTTTTACATAAATGTAGCTTGTGAATGTCATAGCATTCCCTAACAAAGATTGATTTATAGATAATTGTTATCAGAAGTAAAGAGCAAAATTAATTCTTGAGGAAACGATAGTTTTCTCTTTTTAGCAGTCAcaatatttaaattaataaaacaatatTCTGACACTTCGTCATAAAATGAGGGAGAGTTGGACAGGGAATAAACTTGTGCAGCATATTTCTGTTTTATCTAGTTAatgatcttcttcttcctcttctcatCGACCCAATTTAATGTGCAGTGACTTCATAGATGACTGGGTCAAAATCGGTTTACCTGCCAAAGCCAAAGTGATGGAAGAATATGGAAATTTACCTTTCGAGGAGCAATGCAAGCATTGTGAAAAGGTAGTAAGTCCCCGCTcttatattttcttgaaattgtctACACTGAAACTGCTTTCATGTTGTAGCTTGAAATCAAAAGCTGCAAATTGAATAACTAAATGAGAAAACGTAAAAAGATGAAATTGCATTAGGATTTCCTCTACCCAGTTGAGCATTTTCTTTGAGAGGACCTTGCAAAATTCTATGCTAGCAAACGGAATGAGGCTGACACATTTGTGTAAAATGTTTGTGCAGGAGGCTGTGGATATGTCGCTCACGAACTTATTAAGTTATCCATACGTGCGAGACGGGGTGGCAAATGGAACTCTAGCACTGAGGGGAGGCTACTATGATTTTGTCGAGGGAAAGTTTTTGCTTTGGGAGGCTGACTTTGGCCTTGCAGTGCCTATAAGCATCAAATAATCACTTTCAAGCACCATCAGTCTTTACATCTCAGTTTCCTTTTTGCTCCAATAAAGCATGTGCTATTTTTTTCCTTCATGAACCAATAATTCGCAATGATTACAATGAGCAGTTATGTGTACTCTTCCATTTGAGCTTTTGTTTTCATACCACTTTCTCTTGTGCTTCACTTTTCTGTgggaaaattagaaagaaaagtCTTCCTGAATTGGTTGCTAGATCATGCTCAAAAGCACTATATATGGAAATGATAGAGGGCAagcaatatatattatatatcgtCTACCAGAATTACAAAACCTGCAAAAAAGAAACAATCCTGAATGGATAAAACTCAAAGAAAGCATATATAGCCTTTCTCTAGAATACTTGTTTGATTTGTTGTATGCTCTAGCTTGGGCAAGAGAAAGGACCAATTCCTCTTTATTTACACTACCCTTATTTAATATCTAGCACGCTAATATTTTTCTAACACATTTCATGCAAACACTACAGAAGTTGGAGAAAAATGTCTGCAATGTTCTCTGCTTGCACTGACTCACTCGCTGTTTCCCAAGCCATCTCTCATTCGGACCAAACACAATTTAGGATAAACAAATCGTGGACAACTTGTTTAACATATCTCTGTTTTTCCTACTTAATTTCTTCCTCTACTCAACCCATAGGTCAGATAATCAAATCAAGAAAGCAGTCTCTCCAAGCGCAGAGATAACACTGCATACATCTTGATCTCTCCATGCCCCAGATAAGCAGCCAAGGCCAAAATCAGGTTGCCAGCAATACGATGCTTGTCAAAAGGTTTTTGATGTAGCTTTTTGAAATTGAAAGCTACAAAAAGTAAATTACCGGAAGTGTAAAGGGATTTAAAGCTCCAGCCAAAACAAACACACACAAAAGACACCAAATTTTTAAGGCCAATAGATGGTTGCAAAGCAACAATCCACTAATCAATTTGAGAACAATAATTACAAGAAGTAATTTTTCTCACAAAAAGGAAGAAACAGATGACAATAATTTCACTCTAACTTTTCTCTCCTCACTGGTTGATCTTGGTTTGGTCCAACCGATTACATTTCAAACAAACGCAATCTCATATTTATAGGACAATGAGAGTAGCCAATTTCCTTCTCCGTCAACAAAATAAGCTGGTGGGCTTCTAAATTTGCGGCTTCAACTTTGGTGGGCTTCTAGATTGACGGTGGGATATGGAATACCTAACAATTCTTCCCCTCCATACCCACTGGAGGAGAATGCAAATAGGTCATT
The Malania oleifera isolate guangnan ecotype guangnan chromosome 13, ASM2987363v1, whole genome shotgun sequence DNA segment above includes these coding regions:
- the LOC131146483 gene encoding carbonic anhydrase 2-like isoform X1, which translates into the protein MEAGIAMPKNSCEEAIEGLKRLLSEKESLEDVATEKIKKLIIELQRTDPSCDPVVQRIIKGFLHFKTHKFDKYPEYYHELAQGQHPKFLVFACSDSRVSPSNILDFQPGEAFMARNIANLVPAFNQLRYSGVGAIIEYAVAELKVENILVIGHSRCGGIKQLMSLPDVGPHQNDFIDDWVKIGLPAKAKVMEEYGNLPFEEQCKHCEKEAVDMSLTNLLSYPYVRDGVANGTLALRGGYYDFVEGKFLLWEADFGLAVPISIK
- the LOC131146483 gene encoding carbonic anhydrase 2-like isoform X2 yields the protein MPKNSCEEAIEGLKRLLSEKESLEDVATEKIKKLIIELQRTDPSCDPVVQRIIKGFLHFKTHKFDKYPEYYHELAQGQHPKFLVFACSDSRVSPSNILDFQPGEAFMARNIANLVPAFNQLRYSGVGAIIEYAVAELKVENILVIGHSRCGGIKQLMSLPDVGPHQNDFIDDWVKIGLPAKAKVMEEYGNLPFEEQCKHCEKEAVDMSLTNLLSYPYVRDGVANGTLALRGGYYDFVEGKFLLWEADFGLAVPISIK